The proteins below are encoded in one region of Microbispora sp. NBC_01189:
- a CDS encoding glycosyltransferase family 2 protein encodes MTTPETSGSAVTPAQTPYVTIVLPCYNEQDHVVDEVERISAAMDASGYTYELMAVDDCSTDETLARLQEAAPRFPNMRIRAFHRNGGSGTVRRIGSQEARGEIVVWTDADMSYPNERIPELVQILEKDPTIDQVVGARTTEEGSHKLLRVPAKWFIRKVAERLAGQKIPDLNSGLRAFRRSVARPYLRLLPPGFSCVTTITLAFMSNQHDVYYLPIDYAKRAGKSKFSFVSDAYRYILQVLRMIMYFNPLKVLMPPALWLVGFGLVKGVYDVISHGIEFYFTSNTVVIFLTGMIIGSLALLADLIVRSRGDV; translated from the coding sequence GTGACCACGCCCGAGACCTCTGGAAGCGCCGTGACTCCCGCACAGACACCGTACGTCACGATCGTCCTGCCCTGTTACAACGAGCAGGACCACGTCGTCGACGAGGTCGAGCGCATCTCCGCGGCGATGGACGCCAGCGGTTACACGTACGAACTGATGGCGGTGGACGACTGCTCCACGGACGAGACGCTCGCGCGCCTGCAGGAGGCCGCGCCGCGCTTCCCGAACATGCGGATCAGGGCGTTCCACCGCAACGGCGGGTCGGGCACCGTACGGCGGATCGGCAGCCAGGAGGCGCGCGGCGAGATCGTCGTGTGGACCGACGCCGACATGAGCTACCCGAACGAGCGCATCCCGGAGCTGGTCCAGATCCTGGAGAAGGACCCGACGATCGACCAGGTCGTGGGCGCGCGGACCACCGAGGAGGGCTCGCACAAGCTCCTGCGGGTGCCCGCGAAGTGGTTCATCCGCAAGGTCGCCGAGCGGCTGGCCGGGCAGAAGATCCCCGACCTCAACTCCGGGCTGCGGGCCTTCCGCAGGTCGGTGGCGAGGCCGTACCTGCGGCTGCTGCCCCCCGGCTTCTCCTGCGTCACGACGATCACGCTGGCGTTCATGTCCAACCAGCACGACGTCTACTACCTGCCCATCGATTATGCGAAGCGGGCGGGAAAGTCGAAGTTCAGCTTCGTCTCCGACGCCTACCGCTACATCCTGCAGGTGCTGCGGATGATCATGTACTTCAACCCGCTCAAGGTGCTGATGCCGCCCGCGCTCTGGCTGGTCGGCTTCGGCCTGGTCAAGGGTGTGTACGACGTGATCAGCCACGGGATCGAGTTCTATTTCACCAGCAACACCGTCGTTATCTTCCTGACCGGAATGATCATCGGCTCGCTCGCGCTGCTCGCGGACCTGATCGTGCGATCCAGGGGTGACGTTTGA
- a CDS encoding zinc ribbon domain-containing protein: protein MVKVPAPGTSQTCHQCGHRDPASRDGTRYSCANPACGWAGHADTNAAINIRDATGTAVSGRGDLGAARSAKRQPPRAA, encoded by the coding sequence GTGGTGAAGGTCCCCGCCCCGGGCACGTCACAGACCTGCCACCAATGCGGCCACCGCGACCCGGCCTCCCGCGACGGCACCCGGTACTCATGCGCCAATCCCGCGTGCGGGTGGGCCGGGCATGCCGACACCAACGCCGCGATCAACATACGCGACGCCACAGGAACCGCGGTGTCAGGACGTGGAGACCTCGGGGCTGCCCGGTCCGCGAAGCGTCAACCCCCGCGCGCCGCCTGA
- a CDS encoding lysylphosphatidylglycerol synthase transmembrane domain-containing protein has product MPRLPKGLPNRLPKGLPNRLRSGPLPRVLLALAALAFLAYGLARNGTETWAALERLSWWSLGVSFLAVLAGLAFMLVAWRDILAGLGSPLPLRVAARVLFVGQLGKYIPGAVWAFAAMMELARQHGAPPRRTFGATALGLVTSLGCALALTAATLSGQIAREAWWLLALVPLILVGLHPRVLAWGLGLALRVARRDPLDRVPSGADMTRAAAWTMAGWLVYGVHLWALVGGLRPGGVSLYAIAAGAYALAWSTGILTVVVPAGIGVREGAMVVALAPLLDTPSALVVAVVSRVMFTLADVTWAGLGFLLARGVRAEAPGDLAPRPR; this is encoded by the coding sequence GTGCCGCGCCTGCCAAAGGGCCTGCCGAACCGCCTGCCGAAGGGCCTGCCGAACCGCCTGCGCTCCGGCCCGCTGCCGCGCGTGCTGCTCGCCCTCGCCGCCCTCGCCTTCCTGGCGTACGGCCTCGCCCGGAACGGGACGGAGACCTGGGCCGCCCTGGAGCGGCTGTCGTGGTGGTCGCTCGGGGTCTCGTTCCTGGCCGTGCTCGCCGGGCTGGCGTTCATGCTGGTCGCCTGGCGCGACATCCTCGCCGGGCTCGGCTCCCCGCTGCCGCTGCGCGTGGCCGCGCGGGTGCTGTTCGTCGGCCAGCTCGGGAAGTACATCCCCGGCGCGGTCTGGGCGTTCGCCGCGATGATGGAGCTCGCCCGCCAGCACGGGGCGCCGCCCAGGCGGACGTTCGGCGCCACCGCCCTCGGGCTGGTGACCTCGCTGGGCTGCGCGCTCGCCCTCACGGCGGCGACGCTGTCGGGGCAGATCGCGCGCGAGGCGTGGTGGCTGCTCGCGCTGGTCCCGCTCATCCTCGTCGGTCTCCACCCGCGCGTGCTGGCCTGGGGCCTGGGCCTCGCCCTCCGCGTCGCCCGCCGGGACCCGCTCGACCGGGTGCCGAGCGGGGCGGACATGACCAGGGCCGCCGCCTGGACGATGGCGGGCTGGCTCGTGTACGGCGTGCACCTGTGGGCGCTGGTCGGCGGTCTGCGGCCCGGCGGGGTGTCCCTCTACGCGATCGCGGCCGGGGCGTACGCGCTGGCCTGGTCCACCGGCATCCTCACGGTCGTGGTCCCGGCCGGGATCGGTGTGCGGGAGGGCGCGATGGTCGTGGCCCTCGCCCCGCTGCTCGACACGCCCAGCGCCCTGGTGGTCGCCGTGGTGTCCCGGGTGATGTTCACCCTCGCCGACGTCACCTGGGCCGGCCTCGGCTTCCTCCTCGCCCGCGGCGTCCGCGCCGAAGCACCGGGCGACCTCGCCCCCCGGCCCCGCTGA
- a CDS encoding class I SAM-dependent methyltransferase encodes MSGERAAQLEYSELQAAMLDEEKRRRKAAKIIAVLAHFLGRDAGKPAEALSGLTVGDVGCSAGFIADELAAAGARRTLGLDIDVPGLRRAADRFGARVGFVCADGSRLPLPDGSVDVLVFNHIYEHVVDPDAVIADMHRVLSDDGVLYLGLGNRLGVMEPHYKLPFLSYLPPAAADRYVRASGRADHYYERFRTRPGLRRMLADFHVWDYTFPVLAAPERFAGGELFPGAVGRVARATLERTPRPALRALLPVVPTYLWVATKTPRRPLGAALPQPPEPVRTSR; translated from the coding sequence GTGAGCGGGGAACGCGCGGCCCAGCTGGAATACTCCGAGCTCCAGGCCGCGATGCTCGACGAGGAGAAGCGCCGCCGCAAGGCCGCCAAGATCATCGCGGTGCTCGCGCACTTCCTGGGCAGGGACGCCGGCAAGCCCGCCGAGGCGCTCTCCGGGCTGACCGTCGGCGACGTGGGGTGCTCGGCCGGGTTCATCGCCGACGAGCTGGCCGCCGCGGGCGCCCGCCGCACGCTCGGGCTCGACATCGACGTCCCCGGCCTGCGCAGGGCGGCCGACCGCTTCGGGGCCCGGGTCGGGTTCGTCTGCGCGGACGGCTCCCGGCTGCCGCTGCCGGACGGGTCGGTCGACGTGCTGGTCTTCAACCACATCTACGAGCACGTCGTGGACCCCGACGCCGTGATCGCCGACATGCACCGGGTGCTGTCCGACGACGGCGTGCTCTACCTGGGGCTGGGCAACCGGCTCGGGGTGATGGAGCCGCACTACAAGCTGCCCTTCCTGTCCTACCTGCCGCCCGCCGCGGCCGACCGTTACGTGCGCGCGTCCGGCCGGGCCGACCACTACTACGAGCGCTTCCGCACCCGCCCCGGCCTGCGGCGGATGCTCGCGGACTTCCACGTATGGGACTACACGTTCCCGGTGCTGGCCGCGCCCGAGCGGTTCGCGGGGGGCGAGTTGTTCCCCGGCGCCGTGGGCCGGGTCGCCAGGGCCACGCTGGAGCGCACCCCGCGCCCGGCGCTGCGGGCGCTGCTGCCGGTCGTGCCCACCTATCTGTGGGTGGCCACCAAGACGCCCCGCCGTCCGCTCGGCGCGGCGCTGCCGCAGCCGCCGGAGCCGGTGCGCACGTCGCGATGA
- a CDS encoding glycosyltransferase family 4 protein, whose protein sequence is MRIAIVGPTYPYKGGGAQHTTELAHRLRAAGHDVVIESWRAQYPSFLYPGQQTIDSPEGEPYPGTRRDLDWRRPDGWVACGRRLRGADLVVLAVLSPVQVPSYLGILYGLRRRARVVALCHNVLPHETKPYDRPLMKALLRRVDGVLAHSEQQAELARGLGAAPVRVAALAPHLPARGARAVEGREPYGRLLFFGIVRPYKGLDLLLEALAQVPDVRLTVAGEFWGGLEETRALIGRLGLAGRVGLRPGYVAAGDVPGLFAEADALVLPYRSATASQNVWLGHEHGVPVIATRVGALPDNVRDGVDGLLVEPGSAGALAEAIKRFYEPGTPERLRAGVAPVDPGPHWAAYLDTLLATAPPA, encoded by the coding sequence TTGAGGATCGCGATCGTCGGCCCGACGTATCCGTACAAGGGCGGCGGGGCGCAGCACACCACCGAGCTGGCCCACCGGCTGCGGGCGGCCGGGCACGACGTCGTCATCGAGTCGTGGCGGGCGCAGTATCCGTCGTTCCTGTATCCCGGGCAGCAGACGATCGACAGCCCGGAGGGCGAGCCCTACCCCGGCACCCGCCGTGACCTCGACTGGCGCAGGCCGGACGGCTGGGTCGCCTGCGGGCGGCGGCTGCGCGGGGCCGACCTCGTCGTGCTCGCCGTGCTCAGCCCGGTCCAGGTGCCTTCCTACCTGGGGATCCTGTACGGCCTGCGCCGCCGGGCCCGGGTCGTCGCGCTGTGTCACAACGTGCTGCCGCACGAGACCAAGCCGTACGACCGGCCGTTGATGAAGGCGCTGCTGCGCCGGGTGGACGGCGTGCTCGCGCATTCGGAGCAGCAGGCGGAACTCGCCCGCGGACTCGGCGCGGCGCCGGTGCGGGTGGCCGCGCTCGCGCCGCACCTGCCCGCGCGCGGCGCCCGGGCCGTCGAGGGCCGCGAGCCGTACGGCAGGCTGCTCTTCTTCGGTATCGTCCGGCCGTACAAGGGGCTCGACCTGCTGCTGGAGGCGCTCGCGCAGGTGCCGGACGTACGGCTGACCGTCGCGGGCGAGTTCTGGGGCGGGCTGGAGGAGACGCGCGCCCTGATCGGCCGCCTCGGCCTGGCCGGCCGGGTCGGCCTGCGGCCGGGGTACGTCGCGGCCGGCGACGTGCCGGGGCTGTTCGCCGAGGCCGACGCGCTGGTGCTGCCCTACCGTTCGGCGACGGCCAGCCAGAACGTCTGGCTCGGGCACGAGCACGGAGTGCCGGTGATCGCCACCCGGGTCGGGGCGCTGCCCGACAACGTGCGCGACGGCGTGGACGGCCTGCTCGTGGAGCCGGGCTCGGCCGGGGCGCTGGCCGAGGCGATCAAGAGGTTCTACGAGCCCGGGACTCCGGAACGGCTGCGGGCGGGCGTCGCGCCCGTCGATCCCGGGCCGCATTGGGCCGCCTACCTGGACACCCTGCTCGCCACCGCCCCGCCGGCCTGA